The following are encoded in a window of Eschrichtius robustus isolate mEscRob2 chromosome 1, mEscRob2.pri, whole genome shotgun sequence genomic DNA:
- the LOC137776237 gene encoding uncharacterized protein translates to MGGDASHVGTTPGADEMDSDRMRLRCPRTARVATSSSLRLPFPARAPLRALRPAPEELGKPGGRLRSSLGAARARMLGLPRLDQPRPSEATLEPLRGEQGRWLARAILPSRGSPGGTRAPSPRATRAAQGCQTPTQPRRIRAQPKRKFVPRKQRVSSAPLLYPWGLEGAWHKAEPHTICRGTEEPYLGLGQVHQPHAFETTPPVWDVALHTKRSGAMLPLNLGELERIRGKLSP, encoded by the exons ATGGGTGGGGACGCCAGCCACGTGGGGACGACCCCAGGGGCCGACGAGATGGACTCCGACAGGATGAGGCTGAGGTGCCCGAGGACCGCCCGCGTGGCCACGTCCTCCTCCCTGCGCCTTCCCTTTCCTGCCCGTGCCCCGCTCCGCGCTCTGCGTCCGGCCCCGGAGGAGCTCGGGAAGCCTGGCGGGCGTCTGCGCTCCAGCCTGGGGGCTGCGCGCGCGAGGATGCTGGGGCTGCCGCGGCTGGACCAGCCCCGGCCCAGCGAAGCCACGCTTGAACCCCTGAGAGGTGAACAGGGCAGGTGGCTGGCGAGGGCCATCCTGCCGAGCAGGGGGAGCCCAGGCGGCACGCGCGCCCCCAGCCCACGAGCCACCAGGGCGGCACAGGGGTGCCAGACGCCGACTCAGCCGCGTCGAATACGTGCTCAACCGAAGAG AAAGTTCGTGCCAAGAAAGCAGCGCGTCTCTTCTGCTCCACTTCTGTATCCCTGGGGCCTGGAAGGTGCCTGGCATAAAGCAGAGCCTCATACTATCTGCCGAGGGACGGAGGAACCTTATCTTGGCTTGGGTCAGGTTCACCAGCCTCATGCATTTGAGACCACGCCACCCGTTTGGGACGTGGCCCTCCACACAAAACGCAGCGGTGCGATGCTGCCTCTGAACTTGGGTGAACTTGAGAGAATCAGAGGGAAGCTGTCCCCTTAA